The Nocardia sp. XZ_19_385 genome window below encodes:
- the sigK gene encoding ECF RNA polymerase sigma factor SigK: MADERRILSLADERAAGQDSCPAHRPTPDPEVTRRLAELLHRVADGDRDAFTQFYRRTHDRVFGLALRVLRRPATAEEITQEVYLYVWNTAEQYDIRLASPIGWLMMLTHRRAVDRVRTESSATTRDLAYGHRQLGRDHDIVAETVGQRSEERAVVACLGTLTDTQRETVALAYYGGRTYSEVAKHLGISLNTVKTRIRDGLKRLQTCLTETMRDA, encoded by the coding sequence ATGGCGGACGAACGCCGCATCCTGTCGCTCGCCGATGAGCGCGCAGCGGGGCAGGATTCCTGCCCGGCACACCGACCGACCCCCGATCCCGAAGTCACCCGCCGGCTCGCGGAGCTGCTGCACCGCGTCGCCGACGGTGACCGGGACGCCTTCACCCAGTTCTATCGCCGCACCCACGACCGCGTCTTCGGTCTGGCATTGCGCGTGCTGCGGCGGCCCGCCACCGCCGAGGAGATCACCCAGGAGGTCTACCTCTACGTCTGGAACACCGCCGAGCAGTACGACATCCGGCTGGCCAGCCCGATCGGATGGCTGATGATGCTCACCCATCGCCGCGCCGTCGACCGGGTGCGCACCGAATCCTCGGCCACCACCCGCGATCTCGCCTACGGGCACCGCCAGCTCGGGCGCGACCACGACATCGTCGCCGAAACCGTCGGCCAGAGATCCGAGGAACGCGCCGTCGTCGCCTGTCTGGGTACCCTCACCGACACCCAGCGCGAGACCGTCGCCCTCGCCTACTACGGCGGGCGCACCTATTCCGAAGTGGCCAAGCATCTGGGTATTTCGCTCAACACCGTCAAAACGCGGATCCGCGACGGCCTCAAAAGACTCCAGACCTGCCTGACAGAAACGATGCGCGATGCCTGA
- a CDS encoding molybdopterin-dependent oxidoreductase, whose translation MDAEPAAPEHDSPRRVGRVSAAVAGVLAAATVLGVGHLVAALVDPASSPFFVLGATMVDHTPHELKDAAIRRFGERDKQALFASMAAVMLLGAAAAGLLERRRPLGSGLLLVLGGVTVAAALQRPTATPWFILPTVMGVLAGIVALRLLTAGRPTLVTPDTGSSRRRFLITAGRPTLLTSDTGQSRRRFLITAASVGTVAVLTATLGRAVSSRLHDVVADRARFLLPRATNPAAAISPQTQPLVPGLSAFVTPNHRFYRVDTALQLPATTSDDWRLRIHGMVDRPLVFDFPGLRRRAAVERIITLTCVSNEVGGDLVGTASWLGYPLAELLAEAGVRPGADMLLSRSTDGFTASTPLSAVTDGRDALLAVGMNGEPLPIEHGYPARLIVPGLYGYVSATKWVIDLEVTRFDRAAAYWTQRGWSDRAPIKTASRIDVPAAFATVDAGEVMVAGVAWAQRRGITAVEIQVDDQPWQPADLAAEYSTDTWRQWTWRWQATPGTHTLRVRATDATGAPQTDQRATPFPDGSTGWHSRLVTVR comes from the coding sequence ATGGACGCCGAACCCGCGGCACCCGAACACGATTCGCCACGGCGCGTCGGCCGGGTGTCCGCGGCGGTGGCGGGTGTGCTCGCCGCGGCCACCGTGCTGGGTGTCGGTCACCTGGTCGCCGCACTGGTCGACCCCGCGTCCTCGCCGTTCTTCGTGCTCGGCGCCACCATGGTCGACCACACGCCGCACGAGCTGAAGGATGCCGCCATCCGCCGCTTCGGCGAGCGCGACAAGCAGGCGCTGTTCGCGTCGATGGCGGCGGTGATGCTGCTGGGTGCGGCCGCCGCGGGCCTACTGGAACGGCGGCGGCCGCTGGGCAGCGGGTTGCTGCTCGTGCTCGGTGGGGTCACGGTGGCGGCTGCGCTGCAACGGCCCACTGCCACACCATGGTTCATCCTGCCGACAGTGATGGGTGTGCTCGCGGGCATCGTGGCGTTGCGACTGCTCACGGCGGGACGGCCGACTTTGGTTACACCGGATACCGGGTCGTCGCGACGCAGGTTTCTGATCACAGCTGGTCGGCCGACCTTGCTGACATCGGATACGGGGCAGTCGCGGCGCAGGTTTCTGATCACAGCTGCGAGCGTGGGCACGGTGGCGGTGCTGACGGCGACCCTCGGGCGGGCGGTGTCGAGCCGCCTGCACGATGTGGTGGCCGATCGTGCCCGCTTCCTGTTGCCGCGTGCGACGAACCCGGCCGCCGCGATATCCCCGCAGACCCAGCCACTGGTCCCTGGGCTCAGTGCGTTCGTGACCCCGAACCACCGCTTCTATCGGGTCGACACCGCCTTGCAGCTGCCCGCGACGACCAGCGACGATTGGCGGCTCCGAATTCACGGCATGGTGGATCGGCCCCTGGTCTTCGACTTCCCAGGGCTGCGCCGGCGCGCTGCTGTCGAGCGGATCATCACCCTCACCTGCGTCTCCAACGAGGTGGGCGGCGACCTCGTCGGCACCGCGAGCTGGCTGGGCTATCCGCTCGCCGAACTGCTCGCCGAAGCCGGAGTGCGCCCCGGCGCGGACATGCTGCTGTCGCGCAGCACCGACGGATTCACCGCCAGCACACCGCTGTCGGCCGTCACCGACGGCCGGGACGCCCTGCTTGCGGTCGGCATGAACGGCGAGCCGTTACCGATCGAACACGGCTATCCCGCCCGGCTGATCGTCCCCGGCCTCTACGGCTACGTCTCGGCCACCAAGTGGGTCATCGACCTGGAGGTAACCCGCTTCGACCGCGCCGCCGCCTACTGGACCCAGCGCGGCTGGTCCGACCGCGCCCCCATCAAAACGGCCTCGCGAATCGACGTCCCCGCCGCCTTCGCCACCGTCGACGCGGGAGAGGTGATGGTCGCGGGCGTCGCCTGGGCCCAGCGCCGCGGCATCACCGCCGTCGAAATACAGGTCGACGACCAGCCCTGGCAGCCCGCCGATCTCGCAGCGGAGTACTCCACCGACACCTGGCGGCAATGGACTTGGCGCTGGCAAGCGACCCCCGGCACCCACACCCTGCGCGTGCGAGCCACCGACGCCACCGGCGCACCGCAAACCGACCAGCGCGCCACACCCTTCCCGGACGGATCCACCGGCTGGCACAGCCGCCTGGTCACCGTCCGCTGA
- a CDS encoding DUF1772 domain-containing protein: MRTRLTQATAVLTTGLLAGAFGYGAANLAPTFHRVPLQMRLEFHTELMKNNSISMQLTMAAAAVSCLALSVLSSGRARQLAGAAAALVVASFAITRLGNVPINHQINRWVTAGAPADYPEILTRWDIFHGMRTGTALLAFALMIALALWPALSGRQHHGTSAVGDLRVPA, translated from the coding sequence GTGCGCACTCGTCTCACGCAAGCCACCGCGGTACTCACCACCGGACTGCTCGCCGGCGCATTCGGTTACGGCGCAGCCAATCTCGCGCCGACCTTCCATCGGGTGCCGCTGCAAATGCGGCTGGAGTTCCACACCGAACTCATGAAGAACAACAGCATCAGCATGCAGCTCACCATGGCCGCGGCCGCCGTGAGCTGCCTGGCCCTGTCAGTTCTGAGCAGCGGGCGGGCGCGCCAGCTGGCAGGTGCGGCCGCCGCCCTGGTCGTAGCCTCGTTCGCGATTACACGACTGGGCAATGTGCCGATCAATCATCAGATCAACCGCTGGGTGACGGCCGGTGCGCCCGCGGACTATCCCGAAATCCTCACCCGCTGGGACATTTTCCACGGAATGCGCACCGGCACAGCGCTGTTGGCGTTCGCGCTGATGATCGCACTGGCCCTGTGGCCTGCCCTGTCCGGTCGGCAGCACCACGGTACGAGCGCCGTCGGCGACCTCCGAGTTCCGGCGTAA
- a CDS encoding fasciclin domain-containing protein: protein MKLFPRSAAVAMAVAAAVAGASACSSDAESNPVSGSSATSATAATSMPAAADSALVGAGCTDYARQVPTGAGSVSGMAQDPVAVAASNNPMLTTLVSAVSGKLNPQVNLVDTLNGGEFTVFAPVDAAFAKIPPATVDALKTDSATLTKILTYHVVPGRIAPDKIAGSHKTVQGEQVTVTRAGDSIKVAEASVICGGVQTANATVYMIDSVLMPPA, encoded by the coding sequence ATGAAGCTTTTCCCACGCTCTGCCGCGGTCGCGATGGCTGTGGCGGCTGCTGTCGCGGGTGCGAGTGCCTGCTCCAGTGACGCCGAGTCGAATCCGGTGTCGGGGTCCTCGGCCACCTCGGCCACCGCAGCCACCTCGATGCCGGCGGCCGCGGATTCCGCTCTGGTCGGGGCGGGCTGCACGGACTATGCGCGGCAGGTGCCCACCGGTGCGGGTTCGGTCAGCGGTATGGCGCAGGATCCGGTGGCGGTGGCCGCCTCCAACAATCCGATGCTGACCACGCTGGTGTCGGCGGTGTCGGGCAAGCTGAACCCGCAGGTGAATCTGGTGGACACGCTCAACGGCGGCGAGTTCACCGTCTTCGCGCCGGTCGACGCGGCCTTCGCGAAGATCCCGCCGGCCACGGTCGACGCGCTGAAGACCGATTCGGCCACCCTCACCAAAATCCTGACCTACCACGTGGTTCCGGGTCGCATCGCGCCCGACAAGATCGCCGGTTCGCACAAGACCGTGCAGGGCGAGCAGGTGACGGTGACCCGGGCCGGGGACAGCATCAAGGTCGCTGAGGCGTCGGTGATCTGTGGCGGTGTGCAGACCGCCAACGCGACGGTTTACATGATCGACTCCGTGCTCATGCCGCCGGCCTGA
- a CDS encoding anti-sigma factor domain-containing protein gives MPDIHPHTDLPDLAYPYALDALTAAERRAVEHMLDRADEATAAAFRATVYDLRETLAAMTVVDAVPAPPSVEQALLRALDAQLGEESKHRPAGRRWLALAAAVAVAIGIGAGITVYRSQSPDIGPVTAQQVATHGDAREQTVPVTGGGTITVTASRELGAAIVSFAGVAAPPPQHTYQVWLVGDTGAADSVGVLDALPTSRAPMLMRFGDAGQLAVSVEPAGGSLAPTTRPVVDVPLR, from the coding sequence ATGCCTGACATCCACCCCCACACCGACCTGCCCGACCTCGCCTACCCCTACGCGCTGGACGCCTTGACCGCCGCGGAGCGCCGCGCCGTCGAGCACATGCTGGACCGGGCCGACGAAGCCACCGCCGCCGCTTTCCGTGCCACCGTCTACGACCTGCGCGAAACGCTCGCCGCCATGACCGTGGTCGATGCCGTGCCCGCCCCGCCGAGCGTCGAGCAAGCGCTGCTGCGCGCGCTGGACGCACAACTCGGCGAAGAATCGAAGCATCGCCCGGCCGGACGGCGGTGGCTCGCGCTCGCGGCCGCGGTGGCGGTCGCCATCGGGATCGGCGCGGGAATCACGGTGTACCGCAGCCAATCCCCCGACATCGGGCCAGTGACGGCACAGCAGGTTGCCACCCATGGCGACGCCCGAGAGCAGACCGTTCCGGTCACCGGCGGCGGCACCATCACCGTCACCGCCTCCCGTGAGCTGGGCGCGGCGATCGTTTCCTTCGCCGGCGTCGCGGCCCCGCCGCCGCAGCACACCTACCAGGTGTGGCTGGTCGGCGATACCGGTGCGGCCGATTCGGTGGGTGTGCTCGACGCCTTGCCCACCAGCCGCGCACCGATGCTCATGCGCTTCGGCGACGCGGGACAGCTCGCCGTCTCGGTCGAACCGGCGGGTGGCTCGCTCGCGCCCACCACCCGACCGGTCGTCGACGTGCCGCTGCGGTGA